Proteins encoded together in one Cyanobium sp. WAJ14-Wanaka window:
- a CDS encoding F0F1 ATP synthase subunit B' produces the protein MSSWLLLAEAGAPEGGLFDLDATLPLMAVQVVLLTLILNSLFFRPVGRAVEERESFITTSRAEAKQKLAQAERLEADLKEQLKDARQQSQKLIQEAEQEMDSLYRDALAAATADANASREQARREIDAQRDQAMAQLTTDSAKLGDLIVSRLLATS, from the coding sequence ATGTCCAGCTGGCTTCTGCTCGCCGAAGCAGGTGCACCGGAGGGAGGTCTATTCGACCTCGATGCCACCCTGCCCTTGATGGCAGTTCAGGTGGTGCTCCTCACCCTGATCCTAAATTCGCTGTTTTTCCGCCCCGTTGGACGGGCCGTGGAAGAGCGCGAAAGCTTTATCACCACAAGCCGCGCCGAAGCCAAGCAAAAGCTGGCCCAGGCTGAGCGCTTGGAGGCTGACCTCAAGGAACAACTCAAGGACGCGCGTCAGCAGTCCCAAAAGTTGATTCAGGAGGCAGAGCAGGAGATGGATAGCCTCTACCGCGATGCCCTGGCTGCGGCCACCGCCGATGCCAACGCCTCCCGCGAGCAAGCCCGCCGTGAGATCGATGCCCAGCGCGATCAAGCGATGGCCCAGCTGACAACCGACTCCGCCAAGCTCGGCGACCTGATTGTCTCCCGCTTGCTGGCTACCTCATGA
- the atpE gene encoding ATP synthase F0 subunit C has translation MDSLTSAASVVAAGLAVGLGAIGPGIGQGTAAGGAVEGIARQPEAEGKIRGTLLLSLAFMEALTIYGLVVALVLLFANPFA, from the coding sequence ATGGATTCCCTTACTTCCGCTGCGTCTGTTGTTGCCGCTGGCCTGGCTGTCGGCCTCGGTGCCATCGGCCCCGGCATCGGTCAGGGCACCGCAGCTGGCGGCGCCGTTGAAGGCATTGCCCGTCAGCCCGAAGCCGAAGGCAAGATCCGCGGCACCCTGCTGCTGTCCCTGGCCTTCATGGAAGCACTCACCATTTACGGCCTAGTGGTCGCACTGGTGCTGCTGTTCGCCAACCCCTTCGCCTGA
- the atpB gene encoding F0F1 ATP synthase subunit A, producing MPLILPFAELEVGKHLYWQLGNLKIHGQVFISSWVVIGALLALVVVGTRKLERDPRGAQNLLEFLWDYIRDLSREQIGEKAYRDWMPFIGTLFLFIFVSNWGGALVPWKLIHLPSGELGAPTADINTTIALALLVSLAYFYAGLSRKGLRYFEYYVEPTPIMLPFKIVEDFTKPLSLSFRLFGNILADELVVAVLAFLVPLLVPLPAMFLGLFTSAIQALIFATLAAYYIGEAVHEEHH from the coding sequence ATGCCTCTCATCCTTCCCTTTGCCGAACTGGAGGTTGGTAAACACCTCTATTGGCAGCTTGGCAACCTCAAAATCCACGGACAGGTCTTTATTAGTTCCTGGGTGGTAATTGGGGCCCTTCTGGCCTTGGTGGTGGTAGGCACCCGCAAGTTGGAGCGCGATCCCCGCGGAGCCCAAAACCTGCTCGAGTTTCTCTGGGACTACATCCGTGATTTGTCGCGGGAGCAGATTGGCGAAAAGGCTTACCGAGATTGGATGCCCTTCATTGGCACCCTGTTCCTGTTCATATTTGTGAGCAACTGGGGCGGCGCCCTGGTGCCCTGGAAGTTGATCCATCTGCCCAGCGGTGAGCTGGGTGCTCCCACGGCCGACATCAACACCACCATTGCCCTGGCGCTGTTGGTTTCCCTGGCTTACTTCTATGCGGGCTTGAGCCGTAAGGGTCTGCGGTACTTCGAGTACTACGTGGAACCGACTCCGATCATGCTCCCTTTCAAGATCGTCGAGGACTTCACCAAGCCCCTCTCGCTCTCTTTCCGTCTATTCGGAAACATCCTGGCTGACGAGCTGGTGGTGGCAGTGCTGGCATTTCTTGTGCCCCTACTTGTGCCCCTGCCAGCGATGTTCCTCGGGCTGTTCACCAGTGCCATTCAGGCCCTGATTTTTGCCACCCTCGCCGCCTATTACATCGGCGAAGCGGTGCACGAAGAACACCACTAG
- a CDS encoding ATP synthase, with translation MSVSLPCPADAALPAANPPGDQELGIGTTDALPLPVSPDFPDPAADRASADPSNGMDDFYRLQRRLLLFTLLLSAVAVIFTAIVFSPITALSLLIGASAGVLYLWLLSRSVSRLGENSRRISKAQLLVPAALVLLGAKVPQISILPALLGFLLYKPAVILQAVFDQKVFDQKISDA, from the coding sequence TTGTCGGTTTCCCTCCCCTGCCCTGCGGATGCCGCTTTGCCGGCAGCCAATCCCCCCGGGGATCAGGAGCTAGGAATCGGGACCACTGACGCCTTGCCCTTGCCGGTTTCGCCGGATTTTCCAGATCCAGCTGCAGATCGTGCCTCGGCCGATCCCAGCAATGGCATGGATGATTTTTATAGGCTTCAACGACGACTACTGCTGTTCACCCTGCTGCTTTCCGCAGTGGCCGTGATCTTCACTGCCATCGTTTTTAGCCCGATCACGGCCCTAAGCCTGCTGATTGGTGCGTCCGCTGGAGTCCTTTATCTGTGGCTGCTCAGCCGCAGTGTGAGTCGGCTGGGGGAAAACTCCCGCCGGATCAGTAAGGCCCAGTTACTGGTGCCTGCGGCCCTAGTGCTGCTGGGCGCCAAGGTCCCCCAAATCTCGATCCTGCCGGCCCTGTTGGGCTTTCTTCTCTACAAACCGGCAGTGATTCTTCAGGCAGTTTTTGATCAGAAGGTTTTCGATCAGAAAATCTCCGACGCCTAA
- a CDS encoding class I SAM-dependent methyltransferase, whose amino-acid sequence MPTSDAATPVVSAFYDRFPYPGDPLQDGPPPGYNWRWCIDSASAFVVGSLVPRLEAKPRPWRILDAGCGTGVSTDYLAHLNPGAEILAVDISAGALDLARERCRRSEASAQVSELRIEQRSLLDLEGEGPFDYINSVGVLHHLREPAAGLRALAALLKPGGLLHLFLYADGGRWEIHRSQRVLTELGVGSGAEGLRLGRELFSSLPPSNRLRRHHEQRWAIDTAADANFADMYLHPQETSYNLQRLMAFVASADLQFAGFSNPEVWNPARLLSGELLERAQALPLERQWALIEDLDPDISHFEFFLSKGPLGCTSWQSDADLLAAAGERNRCLWGWPGVALLDADMAPLDLGADGLALMKGLEAAPAGTALGALDLGWSAGHQAAVARRLVEQRVLLPVLPAAA is encoded by the coding sequence GTGCCGACCAGCGATGCAGCCACACCGGTGGTTAGCGCCTTCTACGACCGCTTCCCCTACCCGGGCGATCCCCTCCAGGACGGGCCGCCACCTGGATACAACTGGCGCTGGTGCATCGACAGTGCCAGTGCATTTGTGGTGGGTTCCCTTGTCCCCAGGCTGGAGGCGAAGCCGCGTCCCTGGCGGATCTTGGACGCGGGCTGTGGCACCGGGGTGAGTACCGATTACCTCGCCCATCTCAACCCTGGCGCCGAGATCCTGGCCGTAGATATCAGTGCTGGGGCCTTGGATCTGGCCAGGGAGCGCTGCCGCCGTTCCGAAGCCTCGGCCCAGGTGTCTGAGCTGCGAATCGAGCAACGCAGTTTGTTGGATCTGGAGGGGGAGGGTCCCTTCGACTACATCAATTCGGTGGGGGTTCTGCACCATTTGCGTGAACCGGCCGCGGGCCTGCGGGCTCTGGCGGCCCTGCTTAAGCCAGGCGGGCTCCTGCACCTCTTCCTCTATGCCGATGGGGGCCGCTGGGAAATCCACCGCAGCCAAAGGGTGCTGACGGAGCTGGGGGTGGGCAGCGGTGCCGAGGGCCTGCGCCTGGGGCGGGAGCTCTTCAGCAGCCTTCCCCCCAGCAATCGGCTGAGGCGCCACCACGAGCAGCGCTGGGCGATTGATACGGCCGCCGATGCCAATTTCGCCGACATGTATCTGCACCCGCAGGAAACCAGTTACAACCTGCAGCGTCTGATGGCCTTTGTGGCCTCAGCAGACCTGCAATTTGCTGGTTTTTCAAACCCTGAGGTTTGGAACCCGGCCCGCCTGCTCAGCGGTGAGTTGCTTGAGCGGGCCCAGGCCTTGCCCCTGGAGCGCCAATGGGCCTTGATCGAGGATTTAGATCCCGATATCAGCCATTTCGAGTTTTTCCTGAGCAAGGGGCCCCTGGGTTGCACTAGCTGGCAATCCGATGCCGACCTTCTGGCCGCTGCCGGGGAGCGCAACCGTTGTCTGTGGGGTTGGCCCGGAGTGGCCTTGCTGGATGCCGACATGGCTCCTCTGGACTTGGGCGCGGATGGCTTGGCCCTGATGAAGGGCCTGGAGGCGGCCCCAGCCGGGACTGCCCTGGGGGCTTTGGACCTGGGCTGGTCCGCCGGGCACCAGGCTGCGGTGGCCCGGCGCCTGGTGGAGCAGAGGGTTCTGCTGCCGGTACTGCCCGCAGCTGCGTGA